The DNA segment GGCGATCGGGGACTCCTTCCAGATGGACTGGCAGATCCATCTGGCCGAGGAGAAGATGCGGGTCGTGCTGATGGTCAGCAAGTTCGGGCACTGCCTGAACGACCTGCTGTTCAGGGCGCGGATCGGCGCGCTGCCGGTGGAGATTGCCGCGGTGGTGTCCAACCACACGGACTTCGCGGAGCTGGTGGGGTCGTACGACATCCCCTTCCACCACATCCCGGTGACCAAGGACAACAAGGCCGAGGCCGAGGCGCAGATCCTGGAGATCGTGCGCGAGGAGGGCGTGGAGCTGGTCGTGCTGGCCCGCTACATGCAGGTCCTCTCGGACGACCTGTGCAAGCAGCTGAGCGGGCGGATCATCAACATCCACCACTCCTTCCTGCCGAGCTTCAAGGGTGCGAAGCCGTATCACCAGGCTCACGCCAGGGGCGTCAAGCTGATCGGCGCCACGGCTCATTACGTCACCGCGGATCTCGACGAGGGGCCGATCATCGAGCAGGAGGTCGAGCGGGTGGGGCATGACGTCACGCCGGACCAGCTGGTGGCGATCGGGCGCGATGTGGAGTGCCAGGCGCTGGCTCGGGCCGTGAAGTGGCATGCCGAGCGGAGGATTCTGCTGAACGGGCGGCGGACGGTCGTTTTCGCCTAATAGCTCGGGTT comes from the Streptomyces sp. NBC_00443 genome and includes:
- the purU gene encoding formyltetrahydrofolate deformylase, which codes for MNQQSTRAAVPADQYVLILSCPDKQGIVHAVSSYLFMTGCNIEDSQQFGDHDTGLFFMRVHFSAESPVTVDKLRASFAAIGDSFQMDWQIHLAEEKMRVVLMVSKFGHCLNDLLFRARIGALPVEIAAVVSNHTDFAELVGSYDIPFHHIPVTKDNKAEAEAQILEIVREEGVELVVLARYMQVLSDDLCKQLSGRIINIHHSFLPSFKGAKPYHQAHARGVKLIGATAHYVTADLDEGPIIEQEVERVGHDVTPDQLVAIGRDVECQALARAVKWHAERRILLNGRRTVVFA